In a genomic window of Bicyclus anynana chromosome 5, ilBicAnyn1.1, whole genome shotgun sequence:
- the LOC112050104 gene encoding sorting nexin-29, which yields MNSKILNTIANAIDNKDEVKKRIDSGKNALRELQVCIENCQNRFGGKSELATEDDIRIVNLCEKWEKILSHGLKTNLSNSTLQNLVSAGLSFTFNIVNIGNSLWSYSCLHLTKHEKERFKILTNINTPLGYFRAFLRASLNERSLERYLQSWISHGLLVEYYDEGAFLRSLESSLLPGLAAALSSVLFALSIDRAELNESQQLNHVNKAELVIPLPMPVKTSTNSKRKPLRQVISFDKVEKKNEKLRKPIEPIESSGEYSSSSAPATCLNSPDAKVVVKTVSVSEPTSSDCKTGIRHFFPDSVKAIESPLQILSKLSESAKEIFSSSQSSIDKNNIAKDDLSDLSVNCIKISESDSEEVAGSIDGSTSCLELCFTEDEHDDKSLNSVLENREKDFMNLQLMYNQFEATSKEKIQKLEKNVVELSKENDRLKDQLRNYMSAVEMGIALKSSNGHEEEINHYERKLVQVAEMHAELMEFNHHLQKRLQDLENSGIEVLEMPQSNVKAYIPSAFLVGKSQSYHVYQIFLKIGQEEWNVYHRYAKFYELHTQLKKCHPDIANYKFPPKKTLRKRDARLVEQRRAALQAYLRHVLLVLPELRNCCSRAQLVTLLPFFGMSSSSTKENGSNRALTRQQSSESVSTFNAL from the exons ATG AATAGTAAAATACTGAATACTATAGCTAACGCGATTGATAACAAGGATGAAGTCAAGAAGCGTATAGATAGTGGTAAAAACGCACTCCGTGAACTGCaagtttgtattgaaaattgCCAAAATCGTTTTGGAGGTAAATCTGAACTGGCTACAGAAGATGATATTAG GATAGTGAATTTATGTGAAAAATGGGAAAAAATCCTCAGTCATGGGCTGAAGACAAATCTTTCAAACTCAACTTTACAAAATCTTGTATCTGCTGGTCTTAGCTTCACATTTAATATAGTAAATATTG GAAATTCATTATGGAGTTACAGTTGTCTTCATTTAACAAAACATGAAAAAGAGAGATTCAAGATACTTACAAATATAAACACTCCATTAGGTTACTTTAGAGCATTCCTTCGTGCCTCACTTAATGAAAGATCTCTGGAAAG GTATTTGCAAAGCTGGATATCACATGGACTACTTGTAGAATATTATGATGAAGGTGCATTTCTAAGGAGCTTAGAATCAAGTTTACTACCTGGTTTGGCTGCAG CCTTATCATCTGTTTTGTTTGCGTTATCAATCGACAGAGCAGAACTGAATGAATCACAACAGTTGAACCATGTAAACAAAGCAGAGCTTGTTATACCACTGCCAATGCCAGTGAAAACTTCCACTAATTCTAAAAGGAAACCTCTTAGACAAGTCATATCGTTTGACAAGGTTGAGAAGAAAAATGAAAAACTACGAAAACCTATTGAACCTATTGAGAGTTCTGGTGAATATTCTTCCAGCAGTGCACCGGCTACTTGTTTGAACTCTCCAGATGCGAAAGTAGTGGTGAAAACTGTTTCTGTCAGTGAACCAACAAGTTCAGATTGTAAAACTGGCATCAGACACTTCTTCCCTGATAGTGTTAAAGCGATAGAGAGCCCCTTACAAATTCTTTCCAAATTATCTGAAAGTGccaaagaaatattttcaagcTCACAGAGCAGTATAGATAAGAATAATATTGCTAAAGATGATTTGTCAGATCTGAGTGTAAATTGTATAAAGATATCAGAAAGTGACAGTGAAGAGGTGGCGGGCAGCATTGACGGCAGCACTTCCTGCTTGGAACTGTGTTTCACTGAAGACGAACACGACGACAAGAGTCTGAACTCTGTTTTGGAGAACAGAGAGAAAGATTTCATGAACCTACAGTTGATGTACAACCAATTTGAAGCTACAAGTAAAGAGAAAATACAAAAGCTGGAGAAAAATGTTGTCGAATTGAGCAA GGAGAATGACAGACTAAAGGATCAACTAAGAAATTATATGTCAGCAGTGGAAATGGGTATTGCACTAAAAAGTAGCAATGGTCATGAAGAAGAAATTAATCATTATGAAAGAAAATTAGTACAG GTGGCCGAGATGCACGCAGAGCTTATGGAATTTAATCACCACCTGCAAAAAAGATTACAAGACTTGGAAAATTCTGGAATAGAAGTTCTAGAGATGCCCCAATCCAATGTCAAAGCGTACATACCTAGCGCTTTTCTAGTCGGCAAATCACAGTCCTATCATGTATATCAG atatttcttaaaattggGCAAGAAGAATGGAACGTGTATCATAGGTATGCGAAGTTCTATGAATTAcacacacaattaaaaaaatgtcacccCGACATAGCAAATTACAAGTTCCCACCAAAGAAGACGCTCAGGAAGCGG GACGCGCGTCTGGTGGAGCAGCGGCGCGCCGCGCTGCAGGCGTACCTGCGCCACGTGCTGCTCGTGCTGCCCGAGCTGCGCAACTGCTGCTCCAGGGCGCAGCTCGTCACGCTGCTGCCGTTCTTTGG aatgtcATCATCTAGCACCAAAGAGAACGGTTCTAATCGAGCTCTAACACGTCAACAATCCAGCGAATCGGTGTCAACGTTCAATGCACTGTga